One window of Plasmodium relictum strain SGS1 genome assembly, chromosome: 14 genomic DNA carries:
- a CDS encoding tetQ family GTPase, putative — MLKKLFVQNIFLKYNKRFFFHKIVNLGILAHIDAGKTTISEDILYNANEIKVKGNINDQNTQLDFLKQERERGITIKTAYSCFEWNNVKVNLIDTPGHVDFSNETFLSLCVSDKCVIVVDAREGLQIQTINIFRYIKENIPIFFFLNKMDVYETDIDYNFNSIKNNLSKKCLLITYPIYENKKLKYILDIPSMILYFYPEVKYGQKLVYKKLSLEGILKQSKRKNIDKHFLLIQSCDDISEENKNENILHFLNDDIINYIIKKREEIVEILCDLDSEIEYKYLNNLKLTYEEIKNSLNENINKKCIFPVFSGSALNSYGVHLLLDYITSTRKINDNTNMNVDSSNIIKKDKYTLNDEYKNVENMKGNLFENNHKRAIMNKDNRQSCITINNRNGTITNGIINDMTILKNSIINNKYSINFYKTILFIFKLVNEKNGYNTFCKVFKGTLTNNSILYNIRNNKYEKVKNIYKVKADRYIITKELITNDIGMVRGFENILVCDILCEREKETNEEEPLRKKASYYKEEENKFKEEYENPIDEYHREKHNLLTNDTSFNEIYKLMKEQIKSKELWYFLRSYKKRISKNIIVCTCAIEPKDYKKEKELKHILKQICVEDNSIFTYVDKSNKLVIGSIGILNIEVTLDKIKSDYNIDIKTSDVEIVCKEYILGHYENEIKKQMKVSSNFSNIVIGISIKEKEFVDITSYIQNILKYDNASQFLAFNKKKGHFAKNNLYGEEEEKNYCSITNHSNTSNYKEHDMNVEIKWNNLSKKNNINSIHYNKKKIEINSNSDSNEQIGNLKKDKCLQDYFHLNNNNLEYKLNSENYFKKVFKNKNENEMLEEEHRENEKSINEIDDEHVDDEEISEYLLNINYENLFQSNITVDRNVQSYVEELKKRNKKKEKFYDDILNNCIISLKNCLNNGYRTNANIINTEITITKLKIFDDSTIAVAKYACNDLYYKMIRNANIQIAHPISLLQIQTDESFVGIIVKDLIQNRKGNVIQIMKNKEQNDLKIMKIVAIIPLKYTHNYASVLRSISSGHANFFITFCGYRK; from the coding sequence atgttaaaaaaattgtttgtgcaaaatatttttttgaaatataataaaagattcTTTTTCCATAAAATAGTAAATTTGGGGATTCTTGCACACATAGATGCAGGAAAAACAACTATATCAGAAGACATTTTATATAATGCAAATGAAATAAAGGTAAAAGGTAATATAAATGATCAAAATACTCAATtagattttttaaaacaagaAAGAGAAAGAGGAATAACAATAAAAACAGCTTATTCATGTTTTGAGTGGAACAATGTAAAGGTAAACTTAATTGATACACCAGGCCATGTTGATTTTAGCAATGAAACATTTTTATCCTTGTGTGTTTCAGATAAATGTGTGATTGTTGTAGATGCTAGGGAAGGATTACAAATTCAAACAATTAACATTTTCCGTtacataaaagaaaatattccaattttcttttttttaaataaaatggatGTATATGAAACAGACAttgattataattttaatagtattaaaaacaatttaaGCAAAAAATGCTTACTTATAACATACCCAATttatgaaaacaaaaaattaaagtataTTTTGGATATACCTTCTatgattttatatttttacccTGAAGTTAAATATGGCCAGAAAttagtatataaaaaattatctttgGAAGGAATTTTAAAGCaatcaaaaagaaaaaatatagataaacATTTCCTTTTAATTCAATCATGTGATGATATTTCagaggaaaataaaaacgaaaatattttacattttttaaatgatgatataattaattatattataaaaaaaagagaagagATAGTAGAAATATTATGTGATTTAGATAGTGAAATTgagtataaatatttaaataatttaaaattaacctatgaagaaattaaaaattctttaaacgaaaatataaataaaaaatgcatTTTTCCTGTATTCTCAGGGAGTGCTCTAAATTCATATGGGGTACATTTACTTCTTGATTATATTACATCTActagaaaaattaatgataacACTAATATGAACGTTGATTCttcaaatataattaaaaaagacaAATATACTTTAAATGATGAATATAAGAATGTAGAAAATATGAAAGGAAATCTTTTCGAAAATAATCATAAACGCGCAATAATGAATAAAGATAATAGACAATCGTGTATAAcaataaataatagaaatgGAACTATTACTAATGGAATAATTAATGATATGacgattttaaaaaatagtataattaataataagtattccattaatttttacaaaactattttatttatttttaagttagtaaatgaaaaaaatggatATAACACATTTTGTAAAGTATTTAAGGGAACACTAACTAATAATTCTATTCTGTATAATATTAggaataataaatatgaaaaagtaaaaaatatttacaaagTAAAAGCTGATAGGTATATTATTACTAAGGAATTAATAACTAATGATATAGGAATGGTACGAGGATTTGAAAACATATTAGTCTGTGATATTTTATGtgaaagagaaaaagaaacaaaTGAGGAAGAACCTCTAAGAAAAAAAGCATCTTATtataaagaagaagaaaataaatttaaggAGGAATATGAAAATCCCATTGATGAATATCATAGAGAAAAGCATAATTTATTAACTAATGATACAAGCTTTAacgaaatatataaattaatgaaagaacaaataaaaagtaaGGAACTGTGGTATTTTTTGAGAAGCTATAAGAAACGaattagtaaaaatataatagtttGCACATGTGCAATCGAACCGAAAGattacaaaaaagaaaaagaactgaaacatattttaaaacaaatatgCGTAGAAGATAATAGCATATTTACTTATGTAGATAAAAGCAATAAATTAGTTATTGGTTCAATAGGCATACTAAATATTGAAGTTACattagataaaattaaaagtgaTTATAACATCGATATTAAAACAAGTGATGTTGAGATAGTATGCAAAGAATACATTTTAGGGCATTATGAAAATgagataaaaaaacaaatgaaaGTTAGTTCTAATTTTTCCAATATAGTAATCGGCATAagtattaaagaaaaagagtTTGTAGACATTACAAGTTACattcaaaatatattaaaatatgataatGCTTCACAATTCCTAgcatttaacaaaaaaaaaggacATTTTGCAAAAAATAACTTATATGGAGAAGAAGAAGAGAAAAATTATTGTAGTATAACAAACCATTCCAATACAAGTAATTACAAGGAACATGATATGAATGTTGAAATAAAATGGAATaatttatctaaaaaaaataatatcaatagcattcattataataaaaagaaaatagaaattaaCAGCAACTCTGATTCAAATGAACAGATaggaaatttaaaaaaagacaaaTGTTTACAagattattttcatttaaataataataacttagagtataaattaaattcagaaaattattttaaaaaagtgtttaaaaacaaaaatgaaaatgaaatgtTAGAAGAAGAACATAGAGAAAATGAGAAAAGTATTAATGAAATAGATGATGAACATGTAGATGATGAAGAAATCAGTGAGTATTTATTAAACATTAACTATGAAAATTTGTTTCAGAGTAACATAACTGTTGATAGAAATGTACAATCTTATGTTGAagagttaaaaaaaagaaataaaaaaaaagaaaaattttatgacGATATTCTAAATAACTGTAtcatttctttaaaaaattgcTTAAATAATGGATACAGAACAAATGCAAATATTATTAACACTGAAATAACtataacaaaattaaaaatatttgatgATAGTACAATAGCAGTTGCAAAATATGCTTGCAatgatttatattataaaatgatTAGAAATGCAAATATTCAAATAGCTCATCCAATATCATTGCTTCAAATACAAACAGATGAATCATTTGTAGGTATTATAGTAAAAGACTTAATTCAAAATAGAAAAGGAAATGTTATtcaaattatgaaaaataaggaacaaaatgatttaaaaattatgaaaatagtTGCAATTATTCCTCTCAAGT
- a CDS encoding mRNA methyltransferase, putative, translated as MKNSNEDSNNTVHKPPKAVNFNNNRINKANTSFKQNFQNSSYNKPNNTTYQYMNKNYAKANYSNTNSTNSNYSQMNFNNANFPNNYSKNCNYNYMNYSNINNNNNNNNNNIKNSASYVNAHINSNMNSNLNIHVNNNLNNNVNNHNNNINNSLSNNNMNFHINSMNNNINNNMSIHVNNTNNLNNNMNSNLSNNVNNNVNSLNTNINSNIMNSHVNNINNLNNNMNNPINNVNNHLNNMNNTNVTNNIYMNKNYNIPKVPYINYANNNITSFSKNNNSNPSNINSISLKNNHSNSTSLYMNNNFIDNLTTLNYNNDKCSYAQNSNTINNTSNNNIYSTVDNNNVEIQSNYSYDNNFKNTNVNINENEKFNKNSNISNIFIEDGKNMNTNNGSNNCNSELSDFNKNNYSNINYKSSNVIKNNNSMNTKINDLNQKILNKSYSLVSLQNQANNNSIQNNTFNSNIMKNNMYMNKSSTANSKPTYNNINNGISNNINNNFNSHKNSHINFSPINTNEKDNAKFEKKNLINIENTKDTKKNDRNYQENSTNIKQNSYHNNNYQNENNSNNYEHNNSKIHSNANVKKNENKNNLCNINVDGRERLQNDYNQNFVNTGERPQNFIRDSDENKRFIKYPKLKQLLELKNVIIKKRSTPARYINCDLRTFDLGSLDTKFDVILIDPPWKEYYDRKIHNLDLLNNINIDNYDLNQDINNEKDKYWSLEEIANLEIEKIAEIPSFIFIWCGVTHLEDARFLLNKWGYRRCEDICWLKTNINEKNKRIKYLNEINNENSYLQRTTEHCLVGIKGAVRRSYDIHLIHANLDTDVIIAEETDENIYDNNKPEELYKIIEKFCLGRRKIELFGTNRNIRNGWLTLGKNIDTTLFNKEEYISWFEGDIAWPEATSYIGGKYMGTTNEIENLRPKSPPRNINT; from the coding sequence ATGAAAAACTCAAACGAGGATTCAAATAATACCGTTCATAAACCTCCAAAGGCGGTAAATTTCAATAACAATAGAATCAATAAGGCAAATACAAGTTTTAAgcaaaattttcaaaattctTCATATAATAAACCAAATAATACAACATATcaatatatgaataaaaattatgcaaAGGCTAATTATTCTAATACAAATTCTACGAATTCAAACTACTCCCAAATGAATTTTAACAATGCAAATTTCCCAAATAATTATAGTAAAAATTGTAACTACaattatatgaattattcaaatatcaataataataataataataataataataatataaaaaactcAGCAAGTTATGTAAATGCACATATAAATAGCAATATGAATAGTAATTTGAATATTCACgtgaataataatttaaataataatgttaacaatcataataataatataaataacagTTTAAgcaataataatatgaacTTTCATATTAATAgtatgaataataatataaataataatatgagtATTCATGTAAACAATacgaataatttaaataataatatgaatagtAATTTAAGTAATAATGTGAACAATAATGTTAATTCATTGAATACCAATATAAATAGTAATATTATGAACAGTCAcgtaaataatattaataatttaaataataatatgaacaATCCCATAAATAACGTGaataatcatttaaataatatgaataatactAATGTaactaataatatttatatgaataaaaattataatattccaAAAGTTCCTTACATTAATTAtgcaaataataatataacaagttttagtaaaaataataattccaATCCGTCTAATATTAAttctatttctttaaaaaataatcataGTAATAGTACAAGTTTGTAcatgaataataattttattgataATTTGACaacattaaattataataatgataaatgtAGCTATGCACAAAATTCGAATACTATAAATAATACAagcaataataatatatactcCACagtagataataataatgttgAAATACAAAGTAATTATTCTTacgataataattttaaaaatacaaatgtaaatattaatgaaaatgaaaaattcaataaaaattcaaatatatctaatattttcattGAGGATGGAAAAAACATGAATACAAATAACGGTAGTAATAATTGCAATAGTGAATTATcagattttaataaaaataattattccaATATCAATTATAAAAGTAGCAATGTAATAAAGAATAACAATTCTATGAAcacaaaaattaatgatttaAACCAGAAAATACTAAATAAAAGTTATTCTCTGGTTTCTCTACAAAATCAagcaaataataatagtattcAAAATAACACGtttaattcaaatataatgaaaaataatatgtatATGAATAAAAGTAGTACGGCAAATTCTAAACCTACATAtaacaatataaataatggaatttctaataatataaataacaaCTTCAATTCTCACAAAAATAGccatattaatttttctccTATTAATACAAATGAAAAAGACAATGCTAAATtcgagaaaaaaaatttaattaatatagaaaatactAAAGATACAAAGAAAAATGATCGCAATTATCAAGAAAACTCTActaatataaaacaaaattctTATCACAATAACAATTATcagaatgaaaataatagcaATAATTATGAACATAATAACAGCAAAATACATTCTAATGCAAAtgtaaagaaaaatgaaaataaaaataatctttGTAATATAAATGTAGATGGGAGGGAAAGATTACAAAATGATTATAATCAAAATTTTGTGAATACAGGAGAACGACcacaaaattttataagagacagtgatgaaaataaaagatttattaaatacCCTAAATTGAAACAGTTATTAGagttaaaaaatgtaatcataaaaaaaagatcGACACCAGCTAGATATATTAATTGCGATTTAAGAACATTTGATTTAGGAAGTTTAGATACAAAGTTTGATGTTATATTAATTGATCCTCCATGGAAAGAATATTATGATAGaaaaattcataatttagatctattaaataatataaatattgataattatgatttaaatcaagatataaataatgaaaaagataaatattgGTCTCTAGAAGAAATAGCAAATTtagaaattgaaaaaattgcTGAAATTccatcttttatttttatatggtGTGGAGTAACTCATTTAGAAGATGCACGATTTTTGCTAAATAAATGGGGATATCGTAGATGTGAAGATATATGTTGgttaaaaactaatataaacgaaaaaaataaaagaataaaatatttgaatgaaataaataatgaaaattcttATTTGCAAAGAACAACTGAACACTGCCTGGTTGGTATAAAAGGGGCGGTAAGAAGATCTTATGatattcatttaattcaTGCTAATTTAGATACTGACGTAATAATAGCTGAGGAAAcagatgaaaatatatatgataacaATAAACCAGAAGAACTCTATAAGattattgaaaaattttGCTTAGGTAGAAGAAAAATTGAACTTTTTGGAACAAATAGAAATATAAGAAATGGATGGTTAACATTaggaaaaaatattgataccactttatttaataaagaagaaTACATAAGTTGGTTTGAAGGAGATATAGCATGGCCAGAAGCAACTTCTTATATTGGAGGAAAATATATGGGAACAAcaaatgaaatagaaaatttacGCCCTAAATCACCCCcaagaaatataaatacataa
- the SHMT gene encoding serine hydroxymethyltransferase, putative yields the protein MFNGDSLEIIDKELFDILEDEQKRQKETINLIASENFINKAVRECLGHRVSNKYSEGYPRKRYYGGNDYIDKIEELCYKRALEAYNISENEWGVNVQALSGSAANVQALYGLVGLKGKILGMHLCSGGHLTHGFFNEKKKVSITSDLFESRLYKCNSEGYLDYDSIRKIALEFRPKVIICGYTSYPRDIDYKKFRDICDEVDAYLLADISHISSFVACKLLNNPFEYADVVTTTTHKTLRGPRSALIFFNKKRNPGIDEKINSAVFPSFQGGPHNNKIAAVACQLKEVNSDFFRKYAKQVLLNSKALSKYLIDNNVDIVTNGTDNHLILVDLRRYNITGSKLQEVCNAINVSLNKNTIPSDVDCVSPSGVRIGTPAITTRGAKEKDMEFIAQILIKAIKLTADLQQIYGKKLVDFKKGLVNNSDIEKLKSEVVEWASHLPLP from the exons ATg TTTAATGGTGATTCCTTGGAAATTATTGACAAAGAGCTATTCGATATATTGGAAGACGAACAAAAAAGACAAAAGGAAACTATAAATTTGATTGCATCAGAG aattttattaataaagcAGTGCGTGAATGCTTAGGGCATCGTGTGAGTAACAAATACTCAGAAGGATATCCTCGTAAGAGATACTACGGAGGTAATGATTATATTGACAAAATAGAGGAACTATGTTATAAGAGAGCTTTAGAAGCTTATAATATAAGTGAAAACGAATGGGGTGTTAATGTTCAGGCACTTTCAGGTTCAGCAGCCAATGTTCAGGCACTGTACGGTTTAGTTGgattaaaaggaaaaattttAGGGATGCATTTATGCTCTGGTGGTCATTTAACTCATGggttttttaatgaaaagaaaaaagtttcTATTACATCAGACTTATTTGAGTCAAGATTATATAAGTGTAACAGTGAAGGATATCTTGATTATGATTCTATTCGTAAAATTGCTTTAGAGTTTCGCCCAAAGGTTATTATATGTGGATATACGAGTTACCCTAGAGATAtagattataaaaaattccgAGATATATGTGATGAAGTAGATGCATACTTACTTGCAGATATTTCTCATATTTCATCCTTTGTTGCatgtaaattattaaataatccCTTTGAATACGCTGATGTTGTCACAACAACTACACATAAAACATTAAGAGGACCTAGAAGTGcacttattttctttaataaaaaaagaaatccTGGTAttgatgaaaaaattaacagTGCTGTATTTCCAAGTTTCCAAGGAGGACctcataataataaaatagctGCTGTTGCTTGTCAATTAAAAGAAGTGAATTCTGATTTTTTCAGAAAATATGCCAAACAAGTCTTATTGAACAGTAAAGCTTTatctaaatatttaattgataaTAATGTAGATATAGTAACAAATGGAACTGATAATCATCTTATTTTAGTTGATTTGAGAAGATATAATATAACGGGGTCTAAACTACAAGAAGTATGTAATGCTATTAAtgtttctttaaataaaaacactATACCTAGTGATGTGGACTGTGTTTCACCAAGTGGAGTTCGTATAGGAACTCCAGCAATAACCACAAGAGGAgctaaagaaaaagatatgGAATTTATTGCACAAATATTAATCAAAGCAATAAAATTAACAGCAGATTTACAACAAATATAtggaaaaaaattagtagattttaaaaaaggatTAGTTAACAATTCtgatatagaaaaattgaAAAGTGAAGTTGTTGAATGGGCAAGTCACTTACCATTACCTTAA